Proteins co-encoded in one Callospermophilus lateralis isolate mCalLat2 chromosome 2, mCalLat2.hap1, whole genome shotgun sequence genomic window:
- the LOC143390720 gene encoding olfactory receptor 1J21-like → MRRDNQSSVSEFLLLGLPIQPEQRGMYYALFLGMYLTTVLGNLLILLLIRLDSRLHTPMYFFLSHLALTDISFSSVTAPKMLMNMLTQTQSISYAGCISQVYFFLLYGDLDSFLLTSMAYDRYVAICHPLHYTRMMRQSLCFLLVLVSWVLSFASALVHTLLLAHLSFCGDNTIHHFFCDLSALLKLSSSDTTINQLVILTVGVVVITLPFICILVSYIYIGATILRRPSIKVICKALSTCGSHLSVVSLYYGAIIGLYFFPSSNNNKDKDIIVSVLYTLVTPMLNPFIYSLRNRDMKGALRNILRRGTI, encoded by the coding sequence ATGAGGAGGGACAATCAGAGCAGTGTGTCCGAGTTCCTCCTCCTGGGGCTCCCCATCCAGCCAGAGCAGCGGGGCATGTACTACGCCCTGTTCCTGGGCATGTACCTGACCACGGTGCTGGGGAACCTGCTCATCCTCCTGCTCATCAGGCTGGACTCTCGCCtgcacacccccatgtacttcttcctcagccacttggccctcacTGACATCTCTTTCTCCTCAGTCACGGCTCCAAAGATGCTCATGAACATGCTGACGCAGACTCAGTCCATCTCCTATGCTGGGTGCATTTCCCaggtatattttttcttattgtatGGGGATCTCGACAGCTTCCTTCTGACCTCAATGGCCTATGACAGGTATGTGGCCATCTGTCATCCCCTGCACTACACCAGAATGATGAGGCAGAGCCTCTGTTTCCTGCTAGTTCTTGTGTCCTGGGTCTTGTCCTTTGCCAGTGCCCTTGTGCACACCCTCCTCCTAGCCCATCTCTCTTTCTGTGGAGACAACACCATTCACCACTTCTTCTGTGACCTCTCAGCCTTACTCAAGCTGTCCAGCTCAGACACCACCATCAATCAGCTGGTCATCCTCACTGTAGGAGTGGTGGTCATTACTCTGCCATTTATTTGCATCCTGGTCTCGTATATCTACATTGGGGCCACCATCCTGAGAAGACCCTCCATCAAGGTCATTTGCAAAGCCTTGTCCACATGTGGCTCCCACCTCTCTGTGGTTTCTCTGTACTATGGAGCCATTATTGGACTTTACTTTTTCCCCTCATCCAATAACAATAAAGACAAGGATATCATTGTGTCTGTGTTGTACACTCTGGTCACCCCCATGTTGAACCCCTTTATCTACAGTCTAAGGAATCGGGATATGAAAGGAGCTCTCAGAAACATCCTCAGGAGAGGAACGATTTGA
- the LOC143385327 gene encoding olfactory receptor 1J21-like, giving the protein MTSRAELILPNGLPIQPEQQGMYYTLFLGMYLTTVLGNLLILLLIRLDSRLHTPMYFFLSHLALTDISFSSVTAPKMLMNMLTQTQSISYAGCLSQAYFFLLFGSLGLFLLTSVAYDRYVAICHPLHYTRMMRQSLCFLIVLVSWVLSSVSALVPTLLLACLSFLRGNTLHHFFCDLSALLKLSSSDITINELASFAAGSIDITLPFICILVSYGHIGATILRRPSIKGICKALSTCGSHLSVVSLYYGAIIGLYFVPPSINTKDKDVIGSVLYSVVTPMLNPFIYSLRSWDMKGALRNVLSKGPFSA; this is encoded by the exons ATGACTTCTAGAGCTG aattaatattgccaAATGGTCTCCCCATCCAGCCAGAGCAGCAAGGCATGtactataccctgttcctgggcaTGTACCTGACCACGGTGCTGGGGAACCTGCTCATCCTCCTGCTCATCAGGCTGGACTCTCGCCtgcacacccccatgtacttcttcctcagccacttggccctcacCGACATCTCTTTCTCCTCAGTCACGGCTCCAAAGATGCTCATGAACATGCTGACGCAGACTCAGTCCATCTCCTATGCTGGGTGCCTCTCCCAggcatatttctttttattatttgggagtcTTGGCCTCTTTCTACTCACCTCAGTGGCCTATGACAGGTATGTGGCCATCTGCCACCCCCTGCACTACACCAGAATGATGAGACAGAGCCTCTGTTTCCTGATAGTCCTTGTATCCTGGGTCTTATCCTCTGTCAGTGCCCTTGTGCCCACCCTCCTCCTAGCCTGTCTCTCTTTCCTTAGAGGCAACACTCTCCACCATTTCTTCTGTGACCTCTCTGCCTTACTCAAGCTGTCCAGCTCAGACATCACTATAAATGAGTTAGCTAGTTTTGCTGCAGGATCAATAGACATTACCCTGCCATTCATATGCATTCTGGTCTCTTATGGCCACATTGGGGCCACCATCCTGAGAAGACCCTCCATCAAGGGCATCTGCAAAGCCTTGTCCACATGTGGCTCCCACCTCTCTGTGGTTTCTCTGTACTATGGAGCAATTATTGGACTCTACTTTGTCCCCCCATCCATTAACACTAAAGACAAGGATGTCATTGGATCTGTATTGTACAGTGTGGTCACCCCCATGCTGAATCCCTTCATCTACAGTCTGAGGAGTTGGGATATGAAAGGAGCTCTCAGAAATGTCCTCAGTAAAGGACCATTTTCAGCATAA
- the LOC143385335 gene encoding olfactory receptor 1J21-like, whose product MRRHNQSSVSEFLLLGLPIQPEQQGIYYALFLGMYLTTVLGNLLILLLIRLDSRLHTPMYFFLSHLALTDISFSSVTAPKMLMNMLTQTQSISYAGCISQVYFFLFFADLDSFLLTSMAYDRYVAICHPLHYTTIMSQNLCFLLVIGSWVLSFAGALVHTLLLARLSFCGDNTIHHFFCDLSALVKLSSSDTTINELVIFIVGSMVITLPFMCVLVSYGHIGATILRRPSIKGICKALSTCGSHLSVVSLYYGAIIGLYFVPSSNSNKDKDVIVSVLYTLVTPMLNPFIYSLRNRDMKGALRNILRRGTFSG is encoded by the coding sequence atgaggaggcATAATCAGAGCAGTGTGTCCGAGTTCCTCCTCCTGGGGCTCCCCATCCAGCCAGAGCAGCAAGGCATCTACTACGCCCTGTTCCTGGGCATGTACCTGACCACGGTGCTGGGGAACCTGCTCATCCTCCTGCTCATCAGGCTGGACTCTCGCCtgcacacccccatgtacttcttcctcagccacttggccctcacTGACATCTCTTTCTCCTCAGTCACGGCTCCAAAGATGCTCATGAACATGCTGACGCAGACTCAGTCCATCTCCTATGCTGGGTGCATTTCCCaggtatattttttcttattttttgcagATCTCGACAGCTTCCTTCTGACCTCAATGGCCTATGACAGGTATGTGGCCATCTGCCACCCTCTCCACTACACCACCATCATGAGTCAGAACCTCTGTTTCCTGCTAGTAATTGGGTCCTGGGTCTTGTCCTTTGCTGGTGCCCTTGTTCACACCCTCCTCCTAGCCCGTCTGTCCTTCTGTGGAGACAACACCATTCACCACTTCTTCTGTGACCTCTCTGCCTTAGTGAAGCTGTCTAGCTCAGACACCACCATTAATGAGCTAGTTATCTTCATTGTAGGGTCAATGGTCATCACTCTGCCATTCATGTGCGTTCTGGTCTCTTATGGCCACATTGGGGCCACCATCCTGAGAAGACCCTCCATCAAGGGCATCTGCAAAGCCTTGTCCACATGTGGCTCCCACCTCTCTGTGGTTTCTCTGTACTATGGAGCCATTATTGGACTCTACTTTGTCCCCTCATCCAATAGCAATAAAGACAAAGATGTCATTGTGTCTGTGTTGTACACTCTGGTCACCCCCATGCTGAATCCCTTCATCTACAGTCTGAGGAATCGGGATATGAAAGGAGCTCTGAGAAACATCCTCAGGAGAGGAACATTTTCAGGATGA
- the LOC143390721 gene encoding olfactory receptor 1J21-like, translating into MRRDNQSSVSEFLLLGLPIQPEQQGIYYALFLGMYLTTVLGNLLILLLIRLDSRLHTPMYFFLSHLAFTDISFSSVTAPKMLMNMLTQTQSILYTECICQEFFFLLFASLDSFLLTSMAYDRYVAICHPLHYTRMMRQSLCFLLVLVSWVLSFVIALLHTLLLARLSFLRSNTLPHFFCDLSALLKLSSSDTTINQMVILIVGSVVITLPFICILVSYGHIGATILRRPSIKVIYKTFSTCGSHLSVVSLYYGAIIGLYFVPSSGNTNDKDVIVSVFYSLVTPMLNPFIYSLRNRDIKGALRNILTRATFSV; encoded by the coding sequence ATGAGGAGGGACAATCAGAGCAGCGTGTCCGAGTTCCTCCTCCTGGGGCTCCCCATCCAGCCAGAGCAGCAAGGCATCTACTACGCCCTGTTCCTGGGCATGTACCTGACCACGGTGCTGGGGAACCTGCTCATCCTCCTGCTCATCAGGCTGGACTCTCGCCtgcacacccccatgtacttcttcctcagccACTTGGCCTTCACTGACATCTCTTTCTCCTCAGTCACGGCTCCAAAGATGCTCATGAACATGCTGACGCAGACTCAGTCCATCTTATACACTGAGTGCATTTGTCAGGaattctttttcttattatttgcAAGTCTTGACAGCTTCCTTCTGACCTCAATGGCCTATGACAGGTATGTGGCCATCTGCCACCCTCTTCATTACACCAGAATGATGAGACAGAGCCTCTGTTTCCTGCTAGTTCTTGTGTCCTGGGTCTTGTCCTTTGTCATCGCTCTTTTGCACACCCTCCTCCTAGCCCGTCTCTCTTTCCTTAGAAGCAACACTCTGCCCCACTTCTTCTGTGACCTCTCTGCCTTACTCAAGCTGTCCAGCTCTGACACCACCATCAATCAGATGGTCATCCTCATTGTAGGATCAGTGGTCATTACCCTTCCCTTCATATGCATCCTGGTCTCTTATGGCCACATTGGGGCCACCATCCTGAGACGACCCTCCATCAAggtgatctacaaaaccttctccACATGTGGCTCCCACCTCTCTGTGGTTTCTCTGTACTATGGAGCAATTATTGGACTCTATTTTGTCCCCTCATCTGGAAATACTAATGACAAGGATGTCATTGTGTCTGTGTTCTACAGTCTGGTGACCCCCATGCTGAATCCCTTCATCTACAGTCTGAGGAATCGGGATATCAAAGGAGCTCTGAGAAACATCCTCACTAGAGCAACGTTTTCAGTGTGA